A part of Oncorhynchus masou masou isolate Uvic2021 chromosome 30, UVic_Omas_1.1, whole genome shotgun sequence genomic DNA contains:
- the LOC135523008 gene encoding rhamnose-binding lectin-like, with amino-acid sequence MLLVRLTAFTLLAAVCCTLPAAATRVVTCDNGENVQFLICDSGVISIERALYGRTDGTTCREGRPANQLTNTQCSQIGTLEVLSQRCNGKQVCEVNTEVFRTSDPCVGIYKYLDTTYTCIPATRSITCEGSDGLLECDEGTIQIHSANYGRRDQLVCSFNRPANQLANTNCLSQSITTSKVAKRCNGKSQCDVTASNSLYGDPCVGTYKYLDVAYTCVGVFVQVTICNILLVTTTTEPATTTPVPSIMLLVRLTAFTLLAAVCCTLPAAATRVVTCDNGENVQFLICDSGVISIERALYGRTDGTTCREGRPANQLTNTQCSQIGTLEVLSQRCNGKQVCEVNTEVFRTSDPCVGIYKYLDTTYTCIPATRSITCEGSDGLLECDEGTIQIHSANYGRRDQLVCSFNRPANQLANTNCLSQSITTSKVAKRCNGKSQCDVTASNSLYGDPCVGTYKYLDVAYTCG; translated from the exons ATGCTCCTTGTCAGACTGACTGCGTTCACCT TGCTGGCTGCAGTTTGCTGTACACTACCAGCTGCAG CGACGAGAGTGGTCACCTGTGACAATGGAGAAAACGTCCAGTTCCTGATCTgtg ATTCTGGGGTGATCTCCATTGAGAGAGCTCTGTATGGAAGGACTGACGGAACCACCTGCAGAGAAGGACGACCTGCCAACCAGCTGACCAACACACAGTGTTCACAGATTGGCACCCTGGAGGTCCTCTCACAGAG GTGCAATGGGAAACAGGTGTGTGAAGTGAACACGGAAGTCTTCCGTACTTCTGACCCCTGTGTGGGAATCTACAAATACCTGGATACCACCTACACCTGCATCCCAGCAA CACGCAGCATCACGTGTGAAGGCTCTGATGGTCTACTAGAATGTG aTGAAGGTACGATCCAGATCCACAGTGCCAACTATGGCCGCCGTGACCAGCTAGTGTGTTCCTTTAATCGGCCCGCTAACCAACTAGCCAACACCAACTGCCTGAGCCAATCCATAACCACCAGTAAGGTGGCAAAGAG GTGTAATGGGAAGAGCCAGTGTGACGTCACGGCGTCCAACTCTCTGTATGGAGATCCCTGTGTAGGGACCTACAAGTACCTGGATGTGGCTTACACCTGTG TAGGTGTATTTGTCCAGGTGACCATCTGTAACATCTTACTTGTTACTACTACAACTGAACCAGCTACTACCACACCTGTACCCAGCATCATGCTCCTTGTCAGACTGACTGCGTTCACCT TGCTGGCTGCAGTTTGCTGTACACTACCAGCTGCAG CGACGAGAGTGGTCACCTGTGACAATGGAGAAAACGTCCAGTTCCTGATCTgtg ATTCTGGGGTGATCTCCATTGAGAGAGCTCTGTATGGAAGGACTGACGGAACCACCTGCAGAGAAGGACGACCTGCCAACCAGCTGACCAACACACAGTGTTCACAGATTGGCACCCTGGAGGTCCTCTCACAGAG GTGCAATGGGAAACAGGTGTGTGAAGTGAACACGGAAGTCTTCCGTACTTCTGACCCCTGTGTGGGAATCTACAAATACCTGGATACCACCTACACCTGCATCCCAGCAA CACGCAGCATCACGTGTGAAGGCTCTGATGGTCTACTAGAATGTG aTGAAGGTACGATCCAGATCCACAGTGCCAACTATGGCCGCCGTGACCAGCTAGTGTGTTCCTTTAATCGGCCCGCTAACCAACTAGCCAACACCAACTGCCTGAGCCAATCCATAACCACCAGTAAGGTGGCAAAGAG GTGTAATGGGAAGAGCCAGTGTGACGTCACGGCGTCCAACTCTCTGTATGGAGATCCCTGTGTAGGGACCTACAAGTACCTGGATGTGGCTTACACCTGTGGCTAA